From the genome of Streptomyces sp. NBC_01116, one region includes:
- the treY gene encoding malto-oligosyltrehalose synthase yields MTPTATYRLQLQPDFPFAAAEKAVPYLAALGVSHLHLSPVLEAVPGSPHGYDVVDHSRVRAELGGEEGLRSLASAAREHGLGLVLDIVPNHMAAAPRHNRPLWDVLREGPSSPYARWFDIDWAAGGDRVLLPVLAGPLGGELERLAVDGEVLRYGELEFPLRAGTADLPLPELLDAQHYRLGWWRLARTELNYRRFFTVSELIGVRVEHPEVFDATHAKVLELLRDGVLDGLRVDHPDGLAAPAAYLERLNEATGGRWTVVEKILTGDERLPADWAVAGTTGYDALHRIDGLFTDPSGAAELLARYREFAGPPGDRGGDWTATVRRAAYRVAAHELAAETAWLTRLAAGICGRDPVLRDHAPWALRTAVRELLVRIPVYRPYVTAGEPPSRIAEETLTDGAVRDAKAAFSVPQEATAVDVVRDLALGRLGDGEEQAAFCARFAQTASALHAKSVEDTAFYRYVPLISATEVGGDPGRPAVSPEEFHAFAARIARDWPATGTVLTTHDTKRSADVRARIAVLSQCPERWAALVEELSAATGVAAPDPQLAWAAWQSAYGCAELPDEELSGRLEPALLKAVREAGLFTSWTEPDPVYERAVADFVAAGPGSGPGVTRTRVAEFADALAPHVRAQVLGAALVQLTMPGVPDLYQGTECEYLALVDPDNRRPFRRPEAGGEKQALTAAALGLRRELPEVFGESGTYAPLTSRGPAAPHLVSFCRSGEVVTAVTRLSLRLAEGGGWRDTVLDLPDGGPWRDLLSASPGREFTGGAVAASELFAERPVALLRRVRD; encoded by the coding sequence ATGACGCCCACCGCCACGTACCGGCTTCAGCTCCAGCCCGACTTCCCCTTCGCCGCCGCCGAGAAGGCCGTGCCGTACCTCGCCGCGCTCGGCGTCTCGCACCTCCACCTGTCGCCCGTCCTGGAGGCGGTCCCCGGCTCCCCGCACGGCTACGACGTGGTCGACCACAGCCGGGTCCGGGCGGAGCTGGGCGGCGAGGAGGGGCTGCGCTCGCTCGCCTCGGCCGCCCGGGAGCACGGGCTCGGCCTGGTCCTGGACATCGTGCCCAACCACATGGCGGCCGCGCCCCGGCACAACCGTCCGCTGTGGGACGTGCTGCGCGAGGGCCCGTCCTCCCCGTACGCACGGTGGTTCGACATCGACTGGGCGGCGGGCGGGGACCGGGTGCTGCTGCCGGTGCTCGCCGGGCCGCTCGGCGGGGAGCTGGAGCGCCTCGCGGTGGACGGGGAGGTGCTGCGCTACGGCGAGCTGGAGTTCCCGTTGCGCGCCGGGACGGCGGACCTGCCGCTGCCGGAGCTGCTGGACGCCCAGCACTACCGGCTCGGCTGGTGGCGCCTGGCCCGCACCGAGCTGAACTACCGGCGGTTCTTCACCGTCTCCGAGCTGATCGGGGTCCGCGTCGAGCACCCGGAGGTCTTCGACGCCACGCACGCCAAGGTCCTCGAACTGCTCCGCGACGGGGTGCTGGACGGGCTGCGCGTCGACCATCCCGACGGCCTCGCCGCGCCCGCCGCCTATCTGGAGCGGCTGAACGAGGCCACCGGCGGCCGCTGGACGGTGGTGGAGAAGATCCTCACCGGCGACGAGCGCCTCCCGGCGGACTGGGCGGTCGCGGGCACCACCGGGTACGACGCGCTCCACCGGATCGACGGGCTGTTCACCGACCCGTCCGGCGCGGCGGAGCTGCTCGCCCGCTACCGGGAGTTCGCGGGCCCGCCCGGCGACCGGGGCGGCGACTGGACGGCGACGGTGCGCCGGGCCGCGTACCGGGTGGCGGCGCACGAGCTGGCCGCCGAGACCGCGTGGCTGACCCGGCTCGCGGCCGGGATCTGCGGCCGGGACCCCGTGCTGCGCGACCACGCGCCCTGGGCGCTGCGGACGGCGGTGCGGGAGCTGCTGGTGCGGATCCCGGTCTACCGCCCGTACGTCACGGCGGGCGAACCGCCGTCGCGGATCGCCGAGGAGACGCTGACCGACGGGGCGGTACGGGACGCGAAGGCGGCGTTCTCCGTTCCGCAGGAGGCGACGGCCGTCGACGTCGTACGGGATCTGGCGCTCGGGCGGCTCGGCGACGGGGAGGAACAGGCGGCTTTCTGTGCCCGGTTCGCGCAGACCGCCTCCGCGCTGCACGCCAAGTCGGTGGAGGACACGGCGTTCTACCGGTACGTCCCGCTGATCTCGGCGACCGAGGTGGGCGGGGACCCGGGGCGGCCCGCGGTGTCGCCGGAGGAGTTCCACGCCTTCGCGGCGCGGATCGCGCGCGACTGGCCCGCCACCGGCACGGTCCTGACCACGCACGACACCAAGCGCAGCGCGGACGTGCGGGCCCGGATCGCGGTGCTGTCCCAGTGCCCGGAGCGGTGGGCGGCGCTGGTGGAGGAGCTGTCGGCGGCGACCGGTGTGGCGGCCCCCGATCCACAACTGGCCTGGGCCGCCTGGCAGTCGGCGTACGGCTGCGCGGAGCTGCCGGACGAGGAGCTGTCCGGGCGGCTGGAGCCGGCGCTGCTGAAGGCGGTGCGGGAGGCGGGCCTGTTCACCAGCTGGACGGAGCCGGACCCGGTGTACGAGCGGGCGGTGGCGGACTTCGTCGCCGCCGGTCCGGGCAGCGGGCCGGGCGTGACCCGGACCCGGGTCGCGGAGTTCGCCGACGCGCTCGCCCCGCATGTGCGGGCCCAGGTGCTGGGGGCGGCGCTGGTGCAGCTGACGATGCCGGGGGTGCCGGACCTCTACCAGGGCACGGAGTGCGAGTACCTGGCCCTGGTCGACCCGGACAACCGGCGGCCGTTCCGGCGGCCGGAGGCCGGGGGCGAGAAGCAGGCGCTGACGGCGGCCGCGCTGGGGCTGCGGCGGGAGCTGCCGGAGGTGTTCGGGGAGTCGGGGACGTACGCGCCGCTGACGTCCCGGGGCCCGGCCGCCCCGCACCTGGTGTCCTTCTGCCGGTCCGGCGAGGTGGTCACGGCGGTGACCCGGCTGTCGCTGCGGCTGGCCGAGGGCGGGGGCTGGCGGGACACGGTGCTGGACCTGCCGGACGGGGGCCCCTGGCGGGACCTGTTGTCGGCCTCGCCGGGCCGGGAGTTCACGGGCGGCGCGGTGGCGGCGTCCGAGCTGTTCGCCGAGCGGCCGGTGGCGCTGCTGCGGCGGGTACGGGACTGA
- the glgX gene encoding glycogen debranching protein GlgX, with the protein MQVWPGHAYPLGATYDGAGTNFAVFSEAAHRIELCLLHDDGSETAVELRETDAFVRHAYLPGVMPGQRYGFRVHGPYEPQHGRRCNSAKLLLDPYARAVAGKIQWGEEVYGYPFGRPDARNDLDSAPHTMSSVVVNPYFDWGDDRRPRTDYHRTVIYEAHVKGLTMLHPGLPPELRGTYAGLAHPEVIAHLTELGVTAIELMPLHQFVQDHRLSDMGLANYWGYNTIGFFAPHNTYASWGDRGEQVLEFKQAVKALHQAGIEVILDVVYNHTAEGNHLGPTLSFRGLDNASYYRLTDDQRYYMDTTGTGNSLLMRSPHVLQMIMDSLRYWVTEMHVDGFRFDLAATLARQFHEVDRLSSFFDLVQQDPVVSQVKLIAEPWDVGEGGYQVGNFPPLWTEWNGKYRDTVRDLWRGEPRTLAEFAGRLTGSSDLYQDDGRRPLASINFTTCHDGFTLHDLVSYNDKRNDANGEDNRDGESHNRSWNCGAEGETDDPEILELRARQMRNFIATLMLSQGVPMLSHGDEFARTQNGNNNAYCQDNELAWVHWPDPDEQADAPASTLLEFTRAMVWLRRDHPVFRRRRFFHGRPVEGTHDELSDIAWFTPEGEEMTQQDWQAAHAKAMTVFLNGHAISEPGPRGERICDDSFLLMFNASAETLEFAVPVGHGEQWQVVVDTARPDGVEPGAGPKVAEGERVTLIGRSLTVLKRSA; encoded by the coding sequence ATGCAGGTCTGGCCGGGACACGCTTACCCCCTCGGCGCCACGTACGACGGCGCCGGCACCAACTTCGCGGTCTTCTCCGAGGCCGCCCACCGGATCGAGTTGTGCCTGTTGCACGACGACGGTTCGGAGACGGCGGTGGAGCTCCGCGAGACCGACGCCTTCGTGCGCCACGCCTATCTGCCCGGGGTGATGCCGGGCCAGCGGTACGGCTTCCGGGTGCACGGCCCCTACGAGCCCCAGCACGGCCGGCGGTGCAACTCCGCGAAGCTGCTGCTGGACCCGTACGCCCGTGCGGTGGCCGGGAAGATCCAGTGGGGCGAGGAGGTGTACGGCTATCCGTTCGGCAGGCCGGACGCCCGCAACGACCTCGACTCGGCCCCGCACACCATGAGCTCGGTGGTGGTCAACCCGTACTTCGACTGGGGCGACGACCGCCGCCCCCGGACGGACTACCACCGGACCGTCATCTACGAGGCCCACGTGAAGGGCCTGACGATGCTGCACCCGGGCCTCCCGCCCGAGCTGCGCGGCACGTACGCGGGCCTCGCGCACCCGGAGGTGATCGCCCACCTGACCGAACTGGGCGTCACCGCGATCGAGCTGATGCCCCTTCACCAGTTCGTGCAGGACCACCGGCTCTCCGACATGGGCCTCGCCAACTACTGGGGCTACAACACCATCGGCTTCTTCGCCCCGCACAACACGTACGCCTCCTGGGGCGACCGCGGCGAACAGGTGCTGGAGTTCAAACAGGCGGTGAAGGCGCTCCACCAGGCGGGGATCGAGGTCATCCTCGATGTCGTCTACAACCACACCGCCGAGGGCAACCACCTCGGTCCCACGCTCTCCTTCCGCGGCCTCGACAACGCCTCGTACTACCGCCTGACCGACGACCAGCGCTACTACATGGACACCACGGGCACCGGGAACTCCCTGCTCATGCGGTCCCCGCACGTCCTTCAGATGATCATGGACTCGCTGCGGTACTGGGTGACCGAGATGCATGTGGACGGCTTCCGCTTCGACCTCGCGGCGACGCTCGCCCGGCAGTTCCACGAGGTGGACCGGCTCTCCTCGTTCTTCGACCTGGTGCAGCAGGACCCGGTGGTCAGCCAGGTGAAGCTGATCGCCGAGCCGTGGGACGTCGGCGAGGGCGGCTACCAGGTGGGCAACTTCCCGCCGCTGTGGACCGAGTGGAACGGCAAGTACCGCGACACGGTCCGTGATCTGTGGCGGGGCGAGCCGCGCACCCTGGCGGAGTTCGCCGGGCGGCTGACCGGCTCCTCCGACCTCTACCAGGACGACGGCCGCCGCCCGCTCGCCTCGATCAACTTCACCACCTGCCACGACGGCTTCACCCTGCACGACCTCGTCTCCTACAACGACAAGCGCAACGACGCCAACGGGGAGGACAACCGGGACGGCGAGAGCCACAACCGGTCCTGGAACTGCGGCGCGGAGGGCGAGACCGACGATCCGGAGATCCTGGAGCTGCGGGCCCGCCAGATGCGGAACTTCATCGCCACGCTGATGCTCTCGCAGGGGGTGCCGATGCTGAGCCACGGCGACGAGTTCGCCCGCACGCAGAACGGCAACAACAACGCCTACTGCCAGGACAACGAGCTGGCCTGGGTGCACTGGCCCGATCCGGACGAGCAGGCCGACGCCCCCGCATCGACGCTGCTGGAGTTCACCCGGGCCATGGTGTGGCTGCGCCGCGACCACCCCGTCTTCCGGCGCCGCCGCTTCTTCCACGGACGGCCGGTGGAGGGCACCCACGACGAGCTCTCCGACATCGCCTGGTTCACCCCCGAGGGCGAGGAGATGACGCAGCAGGACTGGCAGGCGGCCCATGCCAAGGCGATGACCGTGTTCCTGAACGGGCACGCGATCTCGGAGCCGGGGCCGCGCGGCGAGCGGATCTGCGACGACTCGTTCCTGCTGATGTTCAACGCGAGCGCGGAGACGCTGGAGTTCGCCGTCCCGGTCGGCCACGGGGAGCAGTGGCAGGTCGTCGTCGACACCGCGCGGCCGGACGGGGTGGAGCCCGGGGCGGGACCGAAGGTCGCCGAGGGCGAACGGGTCACGCTGATCGGGCGCAGCCTGACCGTGCTGAAGCGGTCCGCCTGA
- a CDS encoding SAV2148 family HEPN domain-containing protein, which translates to MSSGGFELPPGDAGHEGESTDAPPGAVSLAQPMEIGAELDWGSEAWNEVRTRAQRAGRAYIWLNLVEQRLRAVVAAVLRPIYEPVHGEEWVVAAAGPAGQEWVQRAVAVREVSRRKGYLLDPADDNVLSFLTLPQLRELMVQHWPCFEPYFDDRRDVELALDELEVARNVVSRNRALNEAVLAQAERASARLLDILGSGAGVPSADRLPVDAVEELVGDRYADVVSVHPDRVRLQRQLPAEDLFGGARRLDAIGIGLNLLVQNFSGRRLVRLAESGCRVRLLFINPASSAVRRRERELGLKKGELSRSVEMNILHMRRVRSKLRDPGAFEIQVFDETPRFTAYLVDGDGPDAVGVVQPYLRRARGMEAPVLVLRGGGRRTVVRAGQDSEHGLFETYREEFESVWTDSRPVS; encoded by the coding sequence GTGAGCTCGGGAGGGTTCGAGCTGCCCCCAGGTGACGCAGGTCACGAGGGGGAATCGACCGATGCCCCGCCCGGGGCGGTGTCCCTCGCGCAGCCCATGGAGATCGGCGCCGAGCTGGACTGGGGCTCCGAGGCATGGAACGAGGTGCGCACCCGGGCCCAGCGGGCCGGACGCGCCTATATCTGGCTGAATCTGGTCGAACAACGTCTGCGGGCCGTCGTCGCCGCGGTGCTCCGGCCGATCTACGAGCCGGTGCACGGCGAGGAGTGGGTGGTGGCCGCGGCCGGACCGGCCGGGCAGGAGTGGGTGCAGCGCGCCGTCGCCGTACGCGAGGTCTCGCGCCGCAAGGGCTATCTGCTGGACCCGGCCGACGACAACGTCCTCAGCTTCCTGACGCTGCCGCAGCTGCGTGAGCTGATGGTCCAGCACTGGCCCTGCTTCGAGCCGTACTTCGACGACCGGCGCGATGTCGAGCTGGCCCTGGACGAGCTGGAGGTGGCGCGCAACGTCGTCTCCCGCAACCGCGCGCTGAACGAGGCGGTCCTCGCCCAGGCGGAACGCGCCTCCGCCCGGCTCCTGGACATCCTCGGCAGCGGGGCGGGGGTGCCCTCCGCCGACCGGCTGCCGGTGGACGCGGTGGAGGAGCTGGTCGGCGACCGGTACGCGGACGTGGTCTCCGTCCACCCCGACCGGGTCCGGCTCCAGCGCCAGCTGCCCGCCGAGGACCTGTTCGGCGGGGCACGGCGGCTGGACGCCATCGGGATAGGGCTCAACCTGCTCGTGCAGAACTTCTCCGGCCGCCGGCTCGTCCGGCTCGCCGAATCGGGCTGCCGGGTCCGGCTGCTGTTCATCAACCCGGCCAGCAGCGCGGTGCGCCGCCGGGAGCGGGAACTCGGCCTCAAGAAGGGCGAGCTGAGCCGCTCGGTGGAGATGAACATCCTGCACATGCGCCGGGTGCGCTCCAAGCTCCGCGACCCGGGCGCGTTCGAGATCCAGGTCTTCGACGAGACCCCGCGCTTCACCGCCTACCTGGTCGACGGCGACGGCCCGGACGCCGTGGGCGTCGTCCAGCCCTATCTGCGGCGGGCCCGGGGCATGGAGGCGCCGGTGCTGGTGCTGCGCGGCGGGGGCCGGCGCACGGTGGTGCGGGCGGGGCAGGACAGCGAGCACGGCCTCTTCGAGACGTACCGCGAGGAGTTCGAATCGGTCTGGACGGACTCCCGGCCGGTCTCCTGA
- a CDS encoding 3'-5' exonuclease produces the protein MSWHRGTLVGFDLETTGTDVENDRIVTAALVRLDAEGTVAEQRTWLLDPGVAIPEQASAIHGIGTDHAREHGARAAPAVEEIAHAVAEVLRSGVPLVVMNARYDLSLLDRECRRHGLPSVDERVGGAPSPVIDPLVIDKHVDKYRKGKRALQALCDHYGVTLEGAHEASADAVAAVRVVRRMGERHRPVGTLPPAELHALQIRAAAEQSASLQAYLRRSDPTAVVEASWPVIPRSR, from the coding sequence ATGAGCTGGCACCGGGGAACACTGGTCGGCTTCGACCTGGAGACGACGGGGACCGACGTCGAGAACGACCGCATCGTCACCGCCGCGCTGGTCCGGCTGGACGCGGAGGGGACGGTCGCCGAGCAGCGGACCTGGCTGCTCGACCCGGGGGTGGCGATACCGGAACAGGCCTCCGCGATCCACGGCATCGGCACCGACCACGCCCGCGAGCACGGGGCGCGGGCCGCCCCGGCGGTCGAGGAGATCGCCCACGCGGTCGCCGAGGTGCTGCGCTCCGGCGTTCCGCTGGTGGTGATGAACGCGCGCTACGACCTCTCGCTGCTGGACCGCGAGTGCCGCAGGCACGGACTGCCGTCGGTCGACGAGCGGGTCGGCGGGGCACCCTCGCCCGTCATCGACCCGCTGGTGATCGACAAGCACGTCGACAAGTACCGCAAGGGCAAGCGGGCCCTCCAGGCGCTCTGCGACCACTACGGGGTCACGCTGGAGGGAGCCCACGAGGCGAGCGCCGACGCGGTGGCCGCCGTGCGCGTGGTGCGCCGGATGGGCGAGCGGCACCGGCCCGTCGGCACCCTGCCGCCCGCCGAGCTGCACGCCCTGCAGATCCGGGCGGCAGCCGAGCAGTCGGCCTCGCTCCAGGCCTATCTGCGCCGCTCGGACCCGACGGCCGTGGTCGAGGCGTCCTGGCCGGTGATCCCGCGCAGCCGCTGA
- a CDS encoding phosphotransferase enzyme family protein — translation MDEMRAREVLTAAGFPGTAELLALGENAVFAAGDLVFKVGRDATGHPELRERAEREVALADWLAASGVPAVRAAEREPRLVGGHPVTLWHRLPDPVRPAEPRDLAPLLSLVHALPAPAGFALPRRELLGGVERWLSLAGEAIDPADADYLRERRDGFAAAAAALVPHLPPGPIHGDALPRNVHVGPDGPVLVDLETFSADLREHDLVVLALSRDRYGLDPAAYDAFTSAYGWDVREWEGCAVLRGARETASCAWVSQHAPANPKALAEFRRRVASLREDDPEVRWYPF, via the coding sequence ATGGACGAGATGCGCGCGCGCGAGGTGCTGACGGCCGCCGGTTTCCCCGGCACGGCGGAGCTGCTCGCGCTGGGCGAGAACGCGGTCTTCGCGGCGGGCGACCTGGTGTTCAAGGTCGGCCGGGACGCCACCGGCCACCCCGAGCTGCGCGAGCGGGCGGAGCGCGAGGTGGCCCTCGCCGACTGGCTCGCGGCGTCCGGCGTCCCGGCCGTCCGGGCGGCCGAGCGCGAGCCCCGCCTGGTCGGGGGCCACCCCGTGACGCTGTGGCACCGGCTGCCCGACCCCGTACGCCCCGCCGAGCCGCGCGACCTCGCACCGCTGCTCTCGCTGGTGCACGCGCTGCCCGCCCCGGCCGGCTTCGCCCTGCCGCGCCGCGAGCTGCTGGGCGGCGTGGAGCGCTGGCTGAGCCTGGCGGGAGAGGCGATCGACCCGGCGGACGCCGACTACCTGCGCGAGCGCCGCGACGGCTTCGCGGCCGCGGCCGCCGCGCTCGTCCCGCATCTGCCGCCGGGTCCGATCCACGGCGACGCGCTCCCGCGCAATGTCCACGTCGGGCCCGACGGCCCGGTCCTGGTCGACCTGGAGACGTTCTCCGCCGATCTGCGCGAGCACGACCTGGTCGTCCTCGCGCTCTCCCGCGACCGCTACGGCCTCGACCCCGCGGCCTACGACGCCTTCACGTCCGCGTACGGCTGGGACGTCCGCGAGTGGGAGGGGTGCGCGGTGCTGCGCGGCGCCCGGGAGACGGCCAGTTGCGCCTGGGTCTCCCAGCACGCCCCGGCCAACCCGAAGGCGCTCGCCGAATTCCGCCGCCGGGTGGCCTCGCTGCGCGAGGACGATCCCGAGGTCCGCTGGTACCCCTTCTGA
- a CDS encoding carbohydrate ABC transporter permease, giving the protein MTSVTAAKRSGPDGPHSGRDGPDGQGGRDGQGGRGGRTGGSGRSGRPERKAFGDRAAWFLVLPALIPILILSVGPLLYGIALAFTDAQSGRTRSTQWIGALNFQDLLHDTLFWDSFRIGLLWAVGVTVPQFLLALGLALLLNQNLRMRWLARALAIIPWAMPEVVVGIMWRLVYNPDAGILNETVRDLGLGDGRDWLTGLATALPAVILVGIWAGMPQTTVALLAGLQNTPRELHEAAALDGAGAWRRFRTVTWPALKPIALAISALNLIWNFNSFALVYVLTSGGPGGRTRLPMLFAYEEAFRYGQFGYAAAMGCVMVAVISVLLALYLVGRLRGGEDR; this is encoded by the coding sequence GTGACATCGGTGACCGCCGCGAAGCGGTCCGGACCGGACGGCCCGCACAGCGGCCGCGACGGGCCGGACGGACAGGGCGGACGCGACGGGCAGGGCGGGCGGGGCGGCCGTACGGGGGGCTCTGGGCGGTCGGGCCGTCCGGAACGCAAGGCGTTCGGGGACCGGGCCGCCTGGTTCCTGGTGCTGCCCGCGCTCATCCCGATCCTGATCCTGAGCGTCGGACCGCTGCTCTACGGCATCGCGCTCGCCTTCACCGACGCGCAGTCCGGCCGCACCCGCTCCACCCAGTGGATCGGCGCCCTGAACTTCCAGGACCTGCTGCACGACACCCTGTTCTGGGACTCGTTCCGGATCGGCCTGCTCTGGGCCGTGGGCGTCACCGTCCCGCAGTTCCTGCTGGCGCTCGGCCTCGCCCTGCTGCTCAACCAGAACCTGCGGATGCGCTGGCTGGCCCGGGCGCTGGCGATCATCCCCTGGGCGATGCCCGAGGTCGTCGTCGGCATCATGTGGCGGCTCGTCTACAACCCGGACGCCGGCATCCTCAACGAGACCGTCCGCGACCTCGGACTCGGCGACGGCCGGGACTGGCTGACCGGCCTCGCCACCGCGCTGCCCGCCGTGATCCTCGTCGGCATCTGGGCGGGGATGCCCCAGACCACCGTGGCCCTGCTCGCCGGACTCCAGAACACCCCGCGCGAACTCCACGAGGCGGCCGCCCTGGACGGAGCGGGCGCGTGGCGCCGTTTCCGTACCGTCACCTGGCCCGCCCTGAAGCCGATCGCGCTCGCGATCTCCGCGCTCAACCTGATCTGGAACTTCAACTCCTTCGCCCTGGTCTACGTCCTGACCAGTGGCGGACCCGGCGGCCGGACGAGGCTGCCGATGCTCTTCGCCTACGAGGAGGCCTTCCGCTACGGGCAGTTCGGCTACGCCGCGGCGATGGGCTGTGTGATGGTCGCGGTGATCTCCGTGCTTCTCGCCCTCTACCTCGTCGGCCGGCTCAGGGGAGGCGAGGACCGATGA
- a CDS encoding carbohydrate ABC transporter permease, whose amino-acid sequence MRRRTAGPVRAGRESTGLRTGRPARAAQYLALLAYLVFLAFPFVWLISTAFKPARELGSLHPTWIPEQPTLDNFRQAFDEQPLLQAAANSLIAALGAAVIAVVIATPMAYVMARRRGRLATAATGWVVVSQAFPFVLVIIPLFLILKNLHLINTLWGLVMVYVVWSLPFALWMLAGYVRAVPTELEEAAAVDGAGRVRTLVSVVAPLLAPGIVATALFAFITAWNEFFFALVLLKTPEKQTLPVVLTHFLGAEGVADLGPLAAAAFLATLPSLVLFALIQRRITGGMTAGAVKS is encoded by the coding sequence ATGAGGCGACGAACGGCGGGGCCCGTACGGGCGGGGCGGGAGTCGACCGGGCTGCGTACCGGCAGGCCCGCGCGGGCCGCTCAGTACCTGGCCCTCCTGGCGTACCTGGTCTTCCTCGCGTTCCCGTTCGTGTGGCTGATCTCGACCGCCTTCAAGCCCGCCCGCGAACTGGGCTCGCTGCACCCCACCTGGATCCCCGAGCAGCCCACCCTGGACAACTTCCGGCAAGCCTTTGACGAGCAGCCGCTGCTCCAGGCCGCGGCCAACTCGCTGATCGCCGCCCTCGGCGCGGCCGTGATCGCCGTCGTGATCGCCACCCCGATGGCCTATGTGATGGCGCGCCGCCGGGGCCGCCTCGCCACCGCCGCGACCGGCTGGGTGGTGGTCAGCCAGGCGTTCCCGTTCGTCCTGGTGATCATCCCGCTCTTCCTGATCCTGAAGAACCTGCACCTGATCAACACCCTGTGGGGGCTGGTCATGGTCTACGTCGTCTGGTCGCTGCCCTTCGCGCTGTGGATGCTCGCCGGCTACGTACGGGCCGTGCCGACCGAGCTGGAGGAGGCCGCCGCCGTCGACGGGGCGGGCCGGGTGCGGACGCTCGTCTCGGTCGTTGCCCCGCTGCTCGCCCCCGGGATCGTCGCCACCGCGCTGTTCGCGTTCATCACCGCGTGGAACGAGTTCTTCTTCGCGCTCGTCCTGCTCAAGACCCCGGAGAAGCAGACCTTGCCGGTCGTCCTCACCCACTTCCTCGGCGCGGAGGGCGTGGCCGACCTCGGCCCGCTCGCCGCGGCCGCCTTCCTCGCCACGCTCCCCTCCCTCGTCCTCTTCGCCCTCATCCAGCGGCGGATCACCGGCGGGATGACGGCCGGGGCGGTGAAGAGCTGA
- a CDS encoding ABC transporter substrate-binding protein — MRAPIRRAAAAVAVLALLLTGCSGDADDGRDADGTIRLRFQSLAWQKESVDANKQLVKEWNAAHPDVQVDYVQGSWDSVHDQLLTSFEGGEAPDVIHDASDDLADFAYGGYLADLRPLLPERLKADIPEQSWRTTTFGEGVHGVPFLQEPRVLIANTKLLKASGARVPTPEHPWSWEEFREVTDELTGQGRYGVAWPLKEPVSVTLNLGLSGGGQLFHRDEDGKAVLRFEDGDGVVTGTIRDQVNTDGSAPRSALGMGGSDALPGFFGGKYAMLPLGFSYRQQIIQQAPEGFGWTVLPMPAGAGGGVQGVSPQTLSVAEESPHRKEAVAFIDFLLRPSNMVRLARGDWMLPTGTEALADPSLRTAEHGWAVGTALARGLRPAPAQSVRGYPEWKDKVATPALQEYYSGAIDTAELRKRLVEDGNRVLARYQR; from the coding sequence ATGCGCGCGCCGATCCGGCGGGCGGCGGCCGCCGTCGCCGTACTGGCCCTGCTGCTCACCGGCTGCTCGGGCGACGCCGACGACGGGCGGGACGCGGACGGCACGATCCGGCTCCGGTTCCAGTCACTCGCCTGGCAGAAGGAGTCCGTCGACGCCAACAAGCAGTTGGTGAAGGAGTGGAACGCGGCCCACCCCGACGTCCAGGTGGACTACGTCCAGGGCAGCTGGGACAGCGTCCACGACCAGCTGCTCACCTCCTTCGAGGGCGGCGAGGCCCCCGACGTCATCCACGACGCCTCCGACGACCTGGCCGACTTCGCGTACGGGGGCTACCTCGCCGACCTGCGCCCCCTCCTCCCCGAGCGGCTCAAGGCCGACATCCCCGAACAGTCCTGGCGCACCACCACGTTCGGCGAGGGCGTCCACGGGGTGCCCTTCCTCCAGGAGCCCCGCGTCCTGATCGCCAACACGAAGCTGCTGAAGGCCTCGGGCGCGCGCGTCCCGACCCCGGAGCACCCCTGGAGCTGGGAGGAGTTCCGCGAGGTCACCGACGAGCTGACGGGCCAGGGGCGGTACGGGGTCGCCTGGCCGCTGAAGGAGCCGGTCTCCGTCACCCTCAACCTGGGCCTGTCCGGCGGCGGGCAGCTCTTCCACCGCGACGAGGACGGCAAGGCGGTCCTGCGCTTCGAGGACGGCGACGGCGTGGTGACCGGCACCATCCGCGACCAGGTCAACACCGACGGCAGCGCGCCCCGCAGCGCGCTGGGCATGGGCGGGTCGGACGCGCTGCCCGGGTTCTTCGGCGGCAAGTACGCGATGCTCCCGCTCGGCTTCTCCTACCGTCAGCAGATCATCCAGCAGGCCCCCGAGGGGTTCGGCTGGACGGTGCTGCCGATGCCCGCGGGCGCGGGCGGCGGGGTCCAGGGCGTGAGCCCGCAGACGCTGTCGGTCGCCGAGGAGAGCCCGCACCGGAAGGAGGCCGTCGCGTTCATCGACTTCCTGCTGCGCCCTTCGAACATGGTGCGCCTCGCCCGGGGCGACTGGATGCTGCCCACCGGTACGGAGGCCCTGGCCGATCCGTCGCTGCGCACGGCCGAGCACGGCTGGGCCGTCGGCACCGCGCTCGCGCGGGGGCTGCGGCCGGCGCCCGCCCAGTCGGTGCGCGGCTACCCGGAGTGGAAGGACAAGGTGGCGACCCCCGCGCTCCAGGAGTACTACAGCGGAGCGATCGACACCGCCGAGCTGCGGAAACGGCTGGTGGAGGACGGGAACCGGGTGCTGGCCCGCTATCAGCGCTGA